The following are from one region of the Chanos chanos chromosome 10, fChaCha1.1, whole genome shotgun sequence genome:
- the dnajc10 gene encoding dnaJ homolog subfamily C member 10 isoform X1 — protein sequence MKYHSFKHAMPQRHCQTPWNRTFILFIILYLVANIYSDEDYYKLLGISREASTKEIRQAFKKLALTMHPDKNPNDDTAHEKFLKINRAYEVLKDEDLRKKYDKYGEKGLQDEQQGRRYESWNYYRYDFGIYDDDAEIITLDRGDFDAAVNSGELWFVNFYFPRCSHCHDLAPTWRAFAKEMDGVIRIGAVNCGDNGMLCRSKGINSYPSLYIFKAGMNPEKFYGERTKRDLTKFAMQFVKSRVTELWQGNIFTEIEKAFASRVGWLITFCAETGDCLESQTRQKLAGMLEGLVHVGWLDCTTQAQLCESFEVVSSSTVFFPPGSTLQEKGSVLYIESLDAKEIYSQVMEHLPDLPTLSKDSFEDKLAHHRWLVSFSFGKKDLASQEYKKLAALLKEENIQVGTVDCLTETELCESLYIQKASVAVFKGLGTHDFEIHHGKDVLYNILAFAKESVRAHVTTLRPENFPRNEKEPWLVDFFAPWCPPCRALLPELRKASIQLVGQLKFGTLDCTVHERLCNMYNIQAYPTTVIFNKSSIHEYEGQHSADGILEFIQDLVSPVVVTLTPDSFQELVKRRGSTETWLVDFYAPWCGPCQALLPEWRRMARMLSGMVKVGTVDCQKFHSFCQRENVRAYPEIRLFPPNTQHRDLYQSYNGWHRDAHSLKIWAMGSLPRASVDLSPEDFKDQVLGGSDHWVLDFYAPWCGPCQHFAPEFEVLARMMKGTVRAGKVDCQAHYQTCQSAGIRAYPTVRFYPYLGTKRRDWGGEYINSRDANVIADVLRQRLQQLHSHKTASQVKVSFSVMAVTRVSFSVMAVTTVSFSVMAVTTVSVSVMAVTTVSFSVMAVTTVSVSVMAVTTVSVSVMAVTTVSFSVMAVTTVSVSVMAVTTVSVSVMAVTTVSVLPCAAVWVCLMV from the exons ATGAAGTACCACTCCTTTAAACATGCGATGCCCCAGAGGCATTGTCAGACGCCTTGGAACCGAACGTTCATCCTGTTTATCATACTCTACCTCGTCGCTAATATTTACTCTGATGAAGATTATTACAAGTTGCTGGGGATTTCCAGAGAAGCAAGTACGAAAGAGATCCGACAGGCCTTCAAGAAGCTCGCGCTTACCATGCACCCCGATAAAAACCCG AATGATGACACCGCTCATGAGAAGTTCCTGAAGATTAACCGAGCCTATGAGGTGCTGAAGGACGAGGACTTGAGGAAGAAATATGACAAGTACGGAGAGAAGGGACTGCAGGATGAGCAGCAGGGCCGTCGATATGAGAGCTGGAACTATTACAGATACGACTTCG GTATTTATGACGATGATGCAGAGATCATCACTTTAGACAGAGGAGACTTTG ATGCAGCAGTGAACTCCGGAGAGCTTTGGTTTGTCAACTTCTACTTCCCTCGTTGCTCACACTGCCATGACCTCGCTCCAACA TGGCGGGCGTTTGCTAAGGAGATGGACGGCGTGATTCGGATTGGAGCTGTGAACTGTGGGGATAATGGAATGCTCTGTCGCAGCAAAGGCATCAACAGCTACCCCAGTCTCTACATTTTTAAAGCTGGAATG AACCCTGAGAAGTTTTATGGAGAAAGGACCAAAAGAGATCTGACCAAGTTTGCCATGCAGTTTGTGAAGAGCAGAGTCACGGAGCTGTGGCAAG GAAACATCTTTACTGAAATTGAAAAGGCCTTTGCATCCAGGGTTGGCTGGCTCATCACATTCTGTGCCGAAACTGgag ACTGTCTGGAATCACAGACGAGACAGAAACTAGCGGGAATGTTG GAAGGCCTGGTGCACGTGGGCTGGCTGGACTGCACCACACAGGCACAGCTGTGTGAGAGCTTTGAGGTGGTGAGCAGTTCCACAGTATTTTTCCCTCCGGGGAGCACCCTCCAGGAGAAAGGCAGCGTGCTG TATATTGAGAGTCTAGATGCCAAAGAAATCTACAGCCAAGTGATGGAGCATCTGCCTGACTTACCGACCCTCTCAAAGGACAGCTTCGAG GACAAGTTGGCTCACCACCGTTGGTTAGTGAGTTTCAGCTTTGGGAAGAAAGACTTGGCATCTCAGGAATACAAAAAACTTGCAGCACTTCTTAAAGAAGAGAACATACAG GTCGGGACGGTGGACtgtctgacagaaacagagttGTGTGAGTCTCTCTACATTCAGAAAGCCTCCGTCGCGGTTTTTAAAGGCCTTGGGACACATGACTTTGAGATCCATCACG GTAAAGATGTCCTGTACAACATCCTGGCCTTTGccaaagagagtgtgagagccCATGTGACCACGCTGAGGCCAGAGAACTTCCCGCGGAACGAGAAGGAGCCCTGGCTGGTGGACTTCTTCGCCCCA tggTGTCCTCCGTGTCGTGCTCTCCTGCCTGAACTGAGGAAAGCCTCCATCCAGCTGGTTGGACAGCTGAAGTTTGGAACCCTTGACTGTACTGTTCATGAGAGACTCTGTAATATG TACAACATACAGGCTTATCCAACAACTGTCATCTTCAACAAATCCAGCATTCATGAGTATGAAGGCCAGCACTCTGCTGACGGCATCCTGGAGTTTATTCAG GACCTGGTCAGCCCTGTGGTGGTGACCCTGACCCCAGACTCCTTCCAGGAGCTGGTGAAGAGGCGTGGCTCCACTGAGACGTGGCTGGTGGATTTCTATGCGCCGTGGTGTGGGCCATGCCAGGCACTGCTCCCTGAGTGGAGAAGAATGGCTCGT aTGCTGAGCGGGATGGTTAAGGTGGGGACAGTGGACTGTCAGAAGTTTCACTCgttctgtcagagagaaaacgtTCGCGCGTACCCAGAGATCCGCCTCTTCCCCCCGAACACCCAGCACAGGGATCTTTACCA GAGCTATAATGGCTGGCACAGGGATGCCCATTCGCTGAAAATCTGGGCCATGGG GTCTCTTCCGCGGGCGTCTGTGGATTTGTCCCCGGAGGACTTTAAAGACCAGGTTCTGGGAGGCAGCGACCACTGGGTGCTGGACTTCTACGCCCCCTGGTGTGGGCCCTGCCAGCACTTCGCCCCGGAGTTTGAGGTCCTGGCCCGG atgATGAAGGGAACTGTGCGAGCAGGAAAGGTGGACTGTCAGGCACACTATCAGACCTGTCAGAGTGCAGGCATAAGGGCCTATCCCACCGTCCGCTTCTACCCTTACCTGGGCACCAAACGG CGGGACTGGGGAGGGGAGTACATCAACAGCAGGGATGCTAACGTCATAGCCGACGTCCTCCGACAGAGACTCCAGCAGCTGCACTCACACAAAACCGCTTCCCAGGTCAAGGTAAGCTTCTCCGTCATGGCTGTAACCAGGGTAAGCTTCTCCGTCATGGCTGTAACCACGGTAAGCTTCTCCGTCATGGCTGTAACCACGGTAAGCGTCTCCGTCATGGCTGTAACCACGGTAAGCTTCTCCGTCATGGCTGTAACCACGGTAAGCGTCTCCGTCATGGCTGTAACCACGGTAAGCGTCTCCGTCATGGCTGTAACCACGGTAAGCTTCTCCGTCATGGCTGTAACCACGGTAAGCGTCTCCGTCATGGCTGTAACCACGGTAAGCGTCTCCGTCATGGCTGTAACCACGGTAAGCGTCTTGCCCTGTGCAGCAGTGTGGGTCTGTTTAATGGTTTGA
- the dnajc10 gene encoding dnaJ homolog subfamily C member 10 isoform X2, with protein MKYHSFKHAMPQRHCQTPWNRTFILFIILYLVANIYSDEDYYKLLGISREASTKEIRQAFKKLALTMHPDKNPNDDTAHEKFLKINRAYEVLKDEDLRKKYDKYGEKGLQDEQQGRRYESWNYYRYDFGIYDDDAEIITLDRGDFDAAVNSGELWFVNFYFPRCSHCHDLAPTWRAFAKEMDGVIRIGAVNCGDNGMLCRSKGINSYPSLYIFKAGMNPEKFYGERTKRDLTKFAMQFVKSRVTELWQGNIFTEIEKAFASRVGWLITFCAETGDCLESQTRQKLAGMLEGLVHVGWLDCTTQAQLCESFEVVSSSTVFFPPGSTLQEKGSVLYIESLDAKEIYSQVMEHLPDLPTLSKDSFEDKLAHHRWLVSFSFGKKDLASQEYKKLAALLKEENIQVGTVDCLTETELCESLYIQKASVAVFKGLGTHDFEIHHGKDVLYNILAFAKESVRAHVTTLRPENFPRNEKEPWLVDFFAPWCPPCRALLPELRKASIQLVGQLKFGTLDCTVHERLCNMYNIQAYPTTVIFNKSSIHEYEGQHSADGILEFIQDLVSPVVVTLTPDSFQELVKRRGSTETWLVDFYAPWCGPCQALLPEWRRMARMLSGMVKVGTVDCQKFHSFCQRENVRAYPEIRLFPPNTQHRDLYQSYNGWHRDAHSLKIWAMGSLPRASVDLSPEDFKDQVLGGSDHWVLDFYAPWCGPCQHFAPEFEVLARMMKGTVRAGKVDCQAHYQTCQSAGIRAYPTVRFYPYLGTKRRDWGGEYINSRDANVIADVLRQRLQQLHSHKTASQVKDEL; from the exons ATGAAGTACCACTCCTTTAAACATGCGATGCCCCAGAGGCATTGTCAGACGCCTTGGAACCGAACGTTCATCCTGTTTATCATACTCTACCTCGTCGCTAATATTTACTCTGATGAAGATTATTACAAGTTGCTGGGGATTTCCAGAGAAGCAAGTACGAAAGAGATCCGACAGGCCTTCAAGAAGCTCGCGCTTACCATGCACCCCGATAAAAACCCG AATGATGACACCGCTCATGAGAAGTTCCTGAAGATTAACCGAGCCTATGAGGTGCTGAAGGACGAGGACTTGAGGAAGAAATATGACAAGTACGGAGAGAAGGGACTGCAGGATGAGCAGCAGGGCCGTCGATATGAGAGCTGGAACTATTACAGATACGACTTCG GTATTTATGACGATGATGCAGAGATCATCACTTTAGACAGAGGAGACTTTG ATGCAGCAGTGAACTCCGGAGAGCTTTGGTTTGTCAACTTCTACTTCCCTCGTTGCTCACACTGCCATGACCTCGCTCCAACA TGGCGGGCGTTTGCTAAGGAGATGGACGGCGTGATTCGGATTGGAGCTGTGAACTGTGGGGATAATGGAATGCTCTGTCGCAGCAAAGGCATCAACAGCTACCCCAGTCTCTACATTTTTAAAGCTGGAATG AACCCTGAGAAGTTTTATGGAGAAAGGACCAAAAGAGATCTGACCAAGTTTGCCATGCAGTTTGTGAAGAGCAGAGTCACGGAGCTGTGGCAAG GAAACATCTTTACTGAAATTGAAAAGGCCTTTGCATCCAGGGTTGGCTGGCTCATCACATTCTGTGCCGAAACTGgag ACTGTCTGGAATCACAGACGAGACAGAAACTAGCGGGAATGTTG GAAGGCCTGGTGCACGTGGGCTGGCTGGACTGCACCACACAGGCACAGCTGTGTGAGAGCTTTGAGGTGGTGAGCAGTTCCACAGTATTTTTCCCTCCGGGGAGCACCCTCCAGGAGAAAGGCAGCGTGCTG TATATTGAGAGTCTAGATGCCAAAGAAATCTACAGCCAAGTGATGGAGCATCTGCCTGACTTACCGACCCTCTCAAAGGACAGCTTCGAG GACAAGTTGGCTCACCACCGTTGGTTAGTGAGTTTCAGCTTTGGGAAGAAAGACTTGGCATCTCAGGAATACAAAAAACTTGCAGCACTTCTTAAAGAAGAGAACATACAG GTCGGGACGGTGGACtgtctgacagaaacagagttGTGTGAGTCTCTCTACATTCAGAAAGCCTCCGTCGCGGTTTTTAAAGGCCTTGGGACACATGACTTTGAGATCCATCACG GTAAAGATGTCCTGTACAACATCCTGGCCTTTGccaaagagagtgtgagagccCATGTGACCACGCTGAGGCCAGAGAACTTCCCGCGGAACGAGAAGGAGCCCTGGCTGGTGGACTTCTTCGCCCCA tggTGTCCTCCGTGTCGTGCTCTCCTGCCTGAACTGAGGAAAGCCTCCATCCAGCTGGTTGGACAGCTGAAGTTTGGAACCCTTGACTGTACTGTTCATGAGAGACTCTGTAATATG TACAACATACAGGCTTATCCAACAACTGTCATCTTCAACAAATCCAGCATTCATGAGTATGAAGGCCAGCACTCTGCTGACGGCATCCTGGAGTTTATTCAG GACCTGGTCAGCCCTGTGGTGGTGACCCTGACCCCAGACTCCTTCCAGGAGCTGGTGAAGAGGCGTGGCTCCACTGAGACGTGGCTGGTGGATTTCTATGCGCCGTGGTGTGGGCCATGCCAGGCACTGCTCCCTGAGTGGAGAAGAATGGCTCGT aTGCTGAGCGGGATGGTTAAGGTGGGGACAGTGGACTGTCAGAAGTTTCACTCgttctgtcagagagaaaacgtTCGCGCGTACCCAGAGATCCGCCTCTTCCCCCCGAACACCCAGCACAGGGATCTTTACCA GAGCTATAATGGCTGGCACAGGGATGCCCATTCGCTGAAAATCTGGGCCATGGG GTCTCTTCCGCGGGCGTCTGTGGATTTGTCCCCGGAGGACTTTAAAGACCAGGTTCTGGGAGGCAGCGACCACTGGGTGCTGGACTTCTACGCCCCCTGGTGTGGGCCCTGCCAGCACTTCGCCCCGGAGTTTGAGGTCCTGGCCCGG atgATGAAGGGAACTGTGCGAGCAGGAAAGGTGGACTGTCAGGCACACTATCAGACCTGTCAGAGTGCAGGCATAAGGGCCTATCCCACCGTCCGCTTCTACCCTTACCTGGGCACCAAACGG CGGGACTGGGGAGGGGAGTACATCAACAGCAGGGATGCTAACGTCATAGCCGACGTCCTCCGACAGAGACTCCAGCAGCTGCACTCACACAAAACCGCTTCCCAGGTCAAG gaTGAGCTGTAA